The genomic interval aagctataacccaactacggCCCAAGAtaaagggagaagaggaggggagggggtaggatgagtggagggagagtaattggtgggaccacacctatggtacattttacatgtcaaatctattaagtgtagagtataaatgtcttttttttttttttttttttttgtagagacagagtctcactttactgccctcggtagagtgctgtggcgtcacacggctcacagcaacctccagctcttgggcttaagtgattctcttgcctcagcctcctgagccgctgggactacaggcgccctccacaacgcccggctatttttttgttgttgccgtttggccggggctgggttcgaacccaccaccctcggcatatggggccggcgccccactcactgagccacaggcgtcgcccgagtataaatgtcttaacacaataattaagaaagtgcggtgaaggctatgttaagcagtttgttgtatttcaaattgtatataaaaccagcaccttgtaccccattaatgcattaatgtacacagctatgatttaataaaaaaataaacaaacaaattttccTAGAACCTGCTCTTGGCCTAGAATGAGGCCCCTACAACAGCCCGCCTGTCTTCGGCTATTGGGCTGCCTTCACAAAGCACGCCTCCGCGGTCCCACAGGAGTCCACACCCCCTCAAAAAACTGCACTGGTCCTACTAGAAACCCCGCCCCAGGAAGTTCTGCCACAGGCCTCACCATGGCGTTGACTTGCTGCACCGCGCGCCCAAAATTGGTTGCTTGGAAGCCGGTGGTGCCGAAAGCTTCCAGCAGTGCGCGGTAATCCACACCGCGGTTGAAGTCGTAACCCCGGACTTGGGCGCTCTCGGGTGGCAGCGCCGAGCTGTGTTTTAGCACTGCGGCCAGGGCCGCCGCAGGCGCCTCCCCCTCCGGGGAACCCTCCATGTCCCTGGGGCTGGCTCTCAAGTCACAGCCACCCTAAGCCGGACCTACGGCGACCTCGAAGCGTGTTAAGCCCTGGCACGCACGCCCCTGTTAGAGTCCAGGGAAAATCTAGGAGCAAGTCTCCGGAAATTGCTTAGTCACATGACCGTCTTTGGTGCTCGTAGCCCAGGTGGCGGCCATCTCTCGCGTGTGTTCCGTAATACGGAAGCCGCGAAGAGCCGATAGCCCTTTCGCGTTTTCTCAGCTTCACACTAataaagattcctttttttttttttcttttttcattgttttgagacagagtctcgctatgtcgccctcggtagagcgctgtgacgtcacagctcacagcaacttccagctcttgggcttaagcgattctcttgcctcagcagtcccaagtagctaggactacaggtgcccgccacaacgcccggcgatTTTTCGTTGCATTTGTCAtcgcttagctggcccgggctgggttcgaacccgcagATTCCggcgtatgtggccggcgccctaaacactgagctacaggcgcctagccaAAGATTCCTATTTTAATGTCACCTGTTAGAGAATCACTGCCTTGCACTGCACTTGCCCATTCATTTCTGTCCCCTAAGGACTGGATTCTTGGGCGTCACCCTTGGACAGGATTTAGATCTCCAAGCAGAGTCAGACAATCCAGCCTTTCTGAGCTCTTGTCTACTCAGATAGTGAACCCTGCTGGTGCCCTCAGAAGTCTCCAGAGCTTCTACATGTTGCATAACCCTCTGTACTTTCCCCCTGCAGATGCCTTCTCTGGAAAGCCTTCCCTAGGCCAGGGGACTCTTCTGAGATCCCGGGCTCACATGTTTACTCCCCTAGCAAGACTGAGACTCTTGGTGATGTCTGTATCTCAGACACATCCTCCTAACAGTGCACAGGGTCCAGTGGGAACATTTTCAGTCTCTCTGCAACTTATGGAGTCTTTATATTTAGCTCTGCTAGGCATTGAGGATTtagcaatgaacaaaataaagacatGGACTCTGCCCTCATGGAACCCACAGTCTGATTGGGAAGATAGAATAACAACAGTGGTAAATGCTAGTCAGAATTTAAACAGGATTATTAAAGGTCCTTGGCccggggcagtgtctgtggctcagtgagtagggcgccggccccatatgccgagggtggcgggttcaaacccagccccggccaaactgcaacaaaaaaatagccgggcgttgtggcgggtgcctgtagtcccagctgctcgggaggctgaggcaggagaatcacgtaagcccaagagttagaggttgctgtgagccatgtgacgccacaagagggcggtacagtgagactctgtctctacaaaaaaaaaggtccttggcctggcatggtggctcacacctataatcctagcactccgggaggctgtgatgggaagattgcttgagctcagaaatttgagaccagcctgagcaagagcaagacccccatttctactaaaaatagaaaaaattagccaggcctggcggcaggcacctgtactcccagctactttggaggctgagccaggaggattgcttgaacccatgagtttgaggtttctgtgagctaggctgacatcaggatactctagcctgagcaacagagtgagactctgtcctccacCAATAAAACAGGATGATAAAAGAGTCTTTAGGGTGGAGGTGTGTTGGAATTAGTGGCTTTAGTTGGAGGGACAGGTGACTGAGGAGGTGAGATTTGAGCCAAAGCCAGAAGACTGAGAAAGTTGCCTTACGACTGAGGACCTAGGTGAAGATAGGGGAGGGAGGCCACTCCTtgcacagagggagggagaaCAGCTAGTGCTAAGGCCTTTAGGCTGGAAATGAGTCTACCCTACTGGGGGAATGGAGTATCCTCCTTGATATccccatttgttttgtttttttgtttgttgcagtttttggccagggctgggtttgaacccaccaccggcagcctactccttgagccgcaggcacacCCTGATGTCCCCATTTGGATCTCAAAGTCACCATGTCAGTTCCTTCTCCACCCAAACCTGATCCTTCTGCATCTCAGTAAATGGCTCCACTCTGCTCACATCTACTAGGCTAAAACCTGGGGTCTTTTGTGTCTCCCATTCTCTCACACCCCACATCTGTCTATGAGTATGTCCATTAACATCTACCTATAAAATAGGTTCAAAAATCCAGgtgttttcttcatctttgtgATCTCCCTCCCCTCTAATCCACTTCTCAGCTGAGGCCATGAGCTCTGTAAACATAAATCTGATGCATCATTTAAACATAAATCAACAGGTTGTTAAAACCGGCTAATGGTGGTTTTCCCCTTGGAGTAAAATCGTTGTGGCGTTCAAGGGTCCCTCTTGACCTTCCTGGCCCCATCTCCCCTACCTTGTTCCTCTCCAGCTATGGAAACTATTTTGCTGTCCCTGGAACTCACCAAGCTTGTTGCTGACCAATGACCCATGTATCTGCTGCTCCTTTTGCCTGGAGCACCCCCTACCCCAGCTCCTCCTCCTTTGGgcctcagctcaaatgtcacctcctctgacAGGCCTGTCCTGACCACTCTTCTCTCCTTAccctaattttattctttcataataATCTCTTTCAAATATATTCTCTGTATATATTTGTTAGCTGTTGTCTGTCCTTCCCTGATTAGAATGGCAGCTCCATGACATcaggggtttgttttgtttcactgCTGTtcttgtgtgtgggtgtgtgtttttggttttttttttggggtgtgtgtgtgtgttcttgtgTTTTGCATAGTGCCGAGCCCATATTAGAATCTCAgcaaatgggtggtgcctgtggctcaaggagtagggtgccagccccataggccaagggtggcaggttcaaacccagccctggccaaaaaaaaaattaaaaaagagatagAATCTCAGCAAACATACTTGTTAAGGGCTGAATTGTTTTCccataaaattcatatgttgaagggtggcacctgtggctcagtgagtagggcgctagccccatataccgagggtggtgggttcaagcccaaccccggccaaactacaagaaaaaaatagccgggcattgtggcaggcacctgtagttccagctacttgggaggctgaggcaagagaattgcctagctgtgatgccacagcactctaccgagtgaaactgtgtctaaaaaaataaaaaaaaagggcggcacctgtggctcagtcggtaaggcaccagccccatataccaagggtggcgggctcaaacccggccccggccaaactgcaacaaaaaaatagccgggcgttgtggcaggcgcttgtagtcccagctactccagaggctgaggcaaaagaattgctgaagcccaggagttggaggttgctgtgagctgtatggtgccatggcactctaccaagggcaaaaagtgagactctatctctaccaaaaaaaaaagtatatgttgggtggcgcctgtggctcaaagtggtagggcgccggtcccatatgccgaaggtggcaggttcaaacccagccccagccaaaacccacaaaaaaaaaaaaaaaatatgttgaagccctaactcccaggacctcagaatgtgattgtattttgagacagggtctttcttattattatttttcatatgactCATgaatgagacagggtctttttttttttttttttttttggccggggctgggtttgaacccaccacctccggcatatgggaccggcgccctactccttgagccacaggggctgcccatgagacagggtctttaaagaaatacaaacttAAAGCAACATCATCAGGGTGGTCTAATCCAATCTGGCTGGTATCCTtttaagaggaaatttggacacaaaaAGAGACACCAGGGATGCCTGTGaacagaggaaaggccatgtaaggacacagaaagaaggcCACCAGTTACAAGCCAAGAATAGAAGCCTCAGAAGAAACTAAACCTGCccgcaccttgatcttggatttccagcctccagaactcttggatttccagcctccagaactccaaaatttctgttgtttaagccacccatcGGTGGTATTTTGTTACGATGGCCCCAGCAGACTCATACaatgctaaatgaatgaatgaacaccaAGGCATCAAGGTGATCCATGAGGAATGAGGGAAGGAGGTGTGATAAATATTGAGAGGCCAGACCAGGCAACATGCTGAGGGCTGTGGCAAAGAGGGTGGATTTTATTATTCTAAGAGGCTAAGAAACCTTTggagaggtttttattttatttatttttttttatttttttttttttgcagtttttggccagggctaggtctgaacccgccacctccagcatatgggaccagcgtcctactccttgagccacagtgccgccctggagaggtttttaaaaagggattgaagggcagtgcctgtggctcaaagaggtagggcgccggccccatatgctggaggtggcgggttcaaaccctgccctggccaaaaactgcaaaaaaaaaaaggggggagggtggtttgaaagatttttttttttttaacagatctcACTGGCTGCCTTGAGAACAGCAAGGGGAGGGGTGGCAGAGCAGCGGGGAAGCTGGTGGCCAGGCAGTAAGTAGTTCACTGTACTGGTCCCGGTGGGCCAAGATGGGGGTATGAATGGTGACAGAAGTGACCCCATTGAGAATCTATTTGAAGGCTGATCTGATGGCACTTGAGATAGAATGAAGCAGTTGGAGATTTGGGCCTAAGCACTTGGGTATGGAGTGACAAACTTTATGTGGGGTCAGAAGGTCTGGAAGAAATATAATCCATCAGCATGAATGAGTGTATTGAGTCTCATCTGCAGGTGAGATCTCAGGCAGTGTagacagagaggaggaaaggTTAGGCTGTGCTCTAAGTGTGAGCATACTACATGTCAGGAGTGGCAGAGGCTGGCAATTGAGGCATATTGGGGACAGTCGGCAGGGGATCCACCAGGTCAGAGAGAGGCTAGGTCCCCTCACTCCCCCAGCCAAGCATCCAGCCCACTGGGACCCAGGTGACATGTGACATCAGGGCAGCCACAGGGCCTCCTGGGGCAGGGACCCCCTCGGTTGAGGcagatgctgctgctgccactggtaACATTTCACTCCATGAGCATCCTGGCTTCAAAGTCTCTGTGGGGACAGGGGAAAAAAAGGGGGTTGGGGAAGCCAGGCCTGTACCGGGAAGGAAGGCAGAGCAGGATCCCAGAGGATCAAGCAGCTAGGCAACTTTGGCCAGAGTCCCTCAACCAAGGTACATGGGCCTCACAAAGGCCTGGGGACAGCACTCCCATCCTACAGACCTGAGGACATGGGAGGAGGTGTGGAGACCCTCAGGTAGCCCTAGGCTCCCCTAGAGGTCTGGGGTTGGGTCCACTGCCCAGAACACTATCCACTCCTCCCCAGATGACCAGCAAGGCAGTCATGTTGGCAATGACATCGGGCAGGCCCACCGGGCAGTGGAGCAGCTGCGGATGGACAGAATGAAGGTGAAGGTCAGGGTGGTGTAGGTAACAGGGAGAGGAGGTGGGCACATGTGGGCCAGGACGGCTGACTGGCTTGGTGTGCAGGAGTCCAAGGCAGCTACTGACCTGCTCCAGTTCTGCACGGAGCAGGCCAAGAGCGACGCCTTCTTCATGGGCATCCCAGCTGCTACCAACCCCTTCAAGGAGAAGAAGCCTTTTGCCATCCTATGACCCCACAACAGTGTTACCCTGTGGCCTCCCCAAACTAGGGGATCTCAATAAACATGAAGTGAATGCTCCCCAGGGTGTGGCTTGTCCGGACCGAGATGTGGACTCGGTGGGGAAGGGGGGGGTCTCTGAGGGCTTAAAGGGGGCAGGGCCTACCCCCAAGGTCACAGCCACTCAGTGCACACACCCtggagctccccccaccccgccttcTCCCACACCCTCACTCCCACTGCACAGACATATGTCCAGCATTCGAGTTATAATCTGCACACCCACATGTCTTACACACATAGTGATATCACATACACAGGTGCCATGATCCTCAGgactctctctcttcctcaaagACACAAATGTATTATGGACATCAGGGCTGAAATGTGCACCCCAGCCCTGCCACACTGTCTTACCTGCTCACCCTCACGCCCACCTGCAGGAGTCCAAGCCCCAAGCCCCAGCGGCCATGCCACATTCACCACACTCCAGGCCCAAGTACCAACATGTCAgtcagatttatttctccttcgcTTTCAACAGAGTGTGGGGCATCCAAATTGTAGCAATACTATACCCAAGGATTAGAAACAGCTCCCTAGGTGAGCA from Nycticebus coucang isolate mNycCou1 chromosome 3, mNycCou1.pri, whole genome shotgun sequence carries:
- the LOC128580992 gene encoding putative guanine nucleotide-binding protein G(I)/G(S)/G(O) subunit gamma-14, encoding MLRAVAKRISLAALRTARGGVAEQRGSWWPGNDQQGSHVGNDIGQAHRAVEQLRMDRMKESKAATDLLQFCTEQAKSDAFFMGIPAATNPFKEKKPFAIL